The DNA window CCATTTCGGCCATCATGTTCGACAGATTCGCCAGCGTGAAGGACTTGCCGATGCCGCCCTTGCCGTAGATCGCGATGATCTGCGTCTTCTTGGTGGGTTCGGACACGGGGATTTCGTCGTCCAGCGGCGCGTTCGCCTCATCGCGAAGGCGCTGGTCGATGTCTTTGATATTCGGGACGTCAAGCGTCATGAACGGCTCCCCAGTTCAGGATCATTTTCAGACAGGCAGGATCGTTGAAGGCGGTGTCATAGGCTTCTGCGGCCTTTTCCGCCGGAACGCTGTGGGTGATCAGCCCCCCCAGCGACAGCGCACCCGACTCGACGAGCTGGCGCGTTGCAATCAGGTCCTCGCGTTCCCATTCGGCGGCGATGCGCAGCCGGGCCTCCTTCATGAAGGCGGCCGGGAAGGCGAAGGAAATCGGGTCGGTATAGAACCCGGCCAGAACCACCTCGCCGCCCTTGGCGATGCGGGTGATCAGCGTATCGAGCAGCGAGCCCACGCCCGAGGCGTCGTAGATCGTGCGGTAGTCGCGGCACGGATCGTCGTCGGGATGCAGCACATCATAGCCCATGGCGCCGCCCTGCCGGTCGGGATTGATTTCCCAGACGGTGGGCGCGGGGGCGCCGGCGGCGATGGTCAGGCGGGCCAACAGGCGGCCAAGGACACCATGGCCGACGATCAGTTCGGGCATCTTCTTGTCGACACCGGCCAGTGCATGGCGCGCGGTCGCGGCCAGCGCCAGCAGCGCGCCTTCCGGCCCGAGCCCCGGGTCGATCCGGGTCACGCGGCTGGCATCGGTGACCAGCCGCCGGGCCGAGCCGCCGAACAGGCCACGCGCGCCCTCGTAGCAATTGGCGCCGGGGACGAAGATATGCTCGCCGACCTTGAAATTGGTCTCGGACCCGGCCTCGATCACCTCACCCGCGGATTCGTAGCCCGGCACCAGCGGATAGCCCATCCCCGGAAAGGGCGGCATCTCGCCGGTATAGAAAAGCTTCTCGGTGCCGGTGGAAATGCCGGAATGGGAAATCTCGACCACAAGATCCCTGGGTCCGGGCTCCGACAGGCCGAGTTTGCCGAGACCGATTTCCCGAGGCCCCCGGAGGATGACAGCGGTCGTCTCCATGGACATCTCCCTTCCTGACGCTTGCCCGCTTGAACGGGACTCACTCATTGGTGATTGGCTTTTGTCAGTTTAAATGGACAGGTGCGAGTGTCAACTTTTTTAGACAGATCGCACCGACCATTATGTCGCCCCGGGCTTGTGCCCCACGACCACCGAGGCGATGAAGGGACGACGCGTCGGGGGCATCTCAACCCCTTGGAAACCCGCCTCTTTCATCATTTCGGCCAAACGCTCGGGGGACCGCGCCCGCCCGGTTTGCATCGCCATGCAGTAGAAAGCGAAATAAGCGTCTCCCGCCCGGTTGGGCCGGGCGCCGCCCGCCATCGGCTCGGAAACGATCAACCGCCCGCCCGGCGGCAGGGTGCCGAAGATCTTCCCCATCAGCGCCCGCACGGTCTCGTCCGAGTGATCGTAGCAGACCCGAACCAGCGAGACCGCATCGGCCCCTTCGGGCAGGGGATCGTCGCGGAAGCTGCCGCCCGTCACCGTCACCCGCTCCGACAGGCCCAGCGCCCGGAACCGATCTTCGGCGGCGGGGACGACAGCGGGCAGGTCGAACAGCATCATCTTCAGCCCGGGACAGGCCGCGCCCGCCGCGGCGAGAAAGGCACCGGTACCGCCGCCCACATCCATCAGCCGCGCGATTCCGTCCAGCGCGCCGCTGCGCAGGGTCTCTTCGGCGACCAGCGCCTGACTGTCGGCCATCAGCGCCGAATAGCGCCTTGCGGTCTCGGGATCCTCGGCCGCGCCGGCGCCGAAGACATAGGGCCAGAACCGCGCCAGCTCCGTGTCGGTCTCGCCGCGCAAAAGCGCCACCGGGTCCTCGAGATCGCGATAGAAGACATCGTGATGGCGGATCATGCCGACCACGCCCGGCGCCCCCATCAGCGCCGCGCCCAGCGCGGAAAGCTGATAGCCGCCGCCCACGCGCTCGAACAGGCCGAGCGCGGTGCCGGCCTGCATCAGCACCTCCATCCGGTCGACCGGAAGGGACGCGCGATGGGCCAGCGCCGCGAGGCTTTGCGGCGCATCGCAGGTGGCCTCCAGAAGGTCCAGCTCGACCACGGCGCGCAGCACCTGACTGTAGACAAAGCCCGAGACCAGGTCGAACATCCGCTCGCCCTCGCGTCGGACATGGCCGCGGGTCAGGAAGAACCGGCTGGCCCAGCTTTGAAAGCCCGGGCTTGCGATCTTGCGGTTGCGCCAGCGGCGCCAGCCGGACCCGCGCCTTGGCTCAGGTCCGGGGCCGGAGAGGATCTCGGTCATTCGGCGGGCTGACGCGCGGGTTCGGGGATCAGCCGCTCGGCCATGTGGCGCACCATCCGCGCCAGATCGGCCTCGCCCGGACAAGAGGGAATCGAAGCGATGGCGCCCGACAGGATATCGCGGAAACGCTGCACCGCGCCCTCGACGCCCAGCGCGGTCACGGCACTCGGGCGGCCATGGGCCGCGTCCTGACCCGCGGGCTTGCCCATCGCCTCGGCATCGAGCAGCGCGTCCTTCAGATCGTCGGCCACCTGGAAGGCTTCGCCGATGCGGTCGCCCAGCTCTTCCCAGGGCTCGGCCGGCTGGCCGGCCGCCACCGCGCCCATGCTGGTCGCGGCGATGAACAGCGCGCCGGTCTTGGCCCGGTGATAGGCCGAGAGATCGATCTTTTCCTCGCTTTCCCAGCCCTGCCCCGCGCAGATGCCATAGGGCATGCCTGTGCGCTGGCCCAGGATGCGGATCAGCTCGACCGCGCGGGCACAGTCGTGATGCGCGGCCCGCGCGATCACCTCGAAGCCCGCGACGATCAGGCTGTCGCCGGTCAGAAGCGCCAGCGGCTGGCCATAGGCCTTGTGCAGGGCGGGCTTGCCGCGGCGGATATCGGCATCGTCGAAACAGGGCATGTCGTCATGCACGAGGCTGGCGCAATGGATCAGCTCGATCGAGATCGCGGCGGCATCGGCCAGCGCCGGGCGGTCGTCGCCGCAGGCGCGCGCGACATTGAGGCAGATCGTCGGCCGGATCCGGGCGCCGCCGGGCGTCAGGGCATATTCGAAGGCCGATGCCAGTTTGCCGGGCGCGGCCCCTGCCTGCCCCTCGGCAATCGCCTGCCGCATCGCGGCCTCGATTCGCGCCGAAATGTCCATGAACGGCTCCCCAATGCTCGGCCCGCCGCCCCTCCACGCAGCTGTCAGGACGGCGAGACATTCAAGATTGTAAATCAGGGTGGACAGTCTATGGTCCCGAGTCAACATTCCTTGAGGTGGATCAAAAATGGCCGGATCGGCGGGAAAAGTCGTCGTGATCGGGGCCGGGATGGGCGGGCTTTCAGCCGCGATCCGGCTGGCCCATGGCGGGTTCGAGGTCGAGGTCGTCGACCGCGCACCGGTACCCGGCGGCAAGATGCGCACCTTTGCCAGCGATGCAGGCCCGGTCGATGCAGGCCCCACGGTGATGACCCTGCGCCCGGTCTTCGAGGAGCTGTTCGACAGCGTCGGCGCCAGGCTGTCCGACTATGTCACCCTGCACCGCGAGGAGATCCTGGCACGACACTGGTGGCCGGACGGCTCGACGCTCGATCTCTTCGCCTCGCGCGAGCAAAGCGCCGATGCGGTGGGCCGCTTCGCGGGCGCGCGGGCAGAGAAGGAGTTCCGCGCCTTCTGCCGCCGGGCCGAGCGGCTCTACCGCGCCTTCGACGCGCCGATGATGCGCGCGGCCGAACCCTCGCAGGGAGCCCTGACCCGGCATGTTATGACCCATCCCTGGCTGGCGCTTGACATGGCGCCGCACCGGAGCCTGGCAAAGGCCCTGGGCAAGGACTTTTCCGACCGGCGGCTGGCCCAGCTCTTCGGGCGCTACGCGACCTATGTCGGCGGCTCGCCCTTCCGCTCGCCCGCGCTGCTGTCGCTGATCTGGCACGCCGAGGAACAGGGCGTCTGGCGGGTCGAGGGCGGCATGCACCGGCTGGCCCGCGCGCTGGAACAGCTGGCCCATGACAAGGGCGTGCGCTTCACCTTCGGGAGCCGCGCCACCCGGATCGAGATCCAGCGCGGTGCGACGGCAGCGGTGCATCTCGACAGCGGCGCCCGGCTGGCAGCCGATGCGGTGGTGTTCAACGGCGACCCGGCTGCTCTGGCGGCCGGGCTGCTGGGCGAGGGCCTGCGCGAGACGGTGGCCCCCGAGGCGATCCGCCCGCGCAGCCTCTCGGCCTATGTGTGGTCCTATGCCGCAGTGCCGCACGGCCCCGAGATGGTTCATCACAATGTCTTCTTCTGCGAGGACGCTCACACGGAATTCGACCCCATCGCGGCCGGGCAGATGCCCGAGGATCCGACGCTTTACATCTGCGCTCAGGACCGCGGCACGGGCCGCAGCCCCGAAGGGCTGGAACGGTTCGAGATCATCATGAACGGGCCGCCCGTCGATGACGGGGCAGACCCGACGGACGAGGAGCAAGAGACGTGCCGGACACGCACCTTCCAGACGCTGGCCCGGTTCGGGCTGACCTTCGATCCGCGGCCAGGGAGTCAGGCGCTGACGACGCCACGCCAGTTCGCGAAACTGTTTCCGGCCTCGGACGGATCCCTTTACGGGCGGAGCCCGCACGGGCTGACGGCGGCGCTGAAGCGGCCGACGGCACGGACGAAAGTCGCGGGGCTCTATCTGGCGGGGGGCGGGACGCATCCCGGCGCGGGCATCCCGATGGCAACCCTCTCCGGACGGCACGCGGCCGAGGCGATCTTGACGGACCGTGCTTCGCTCTCGATGTCCCCGCGAACGGCTATGCCTGGTGGTATATCGACGGCATAAGCCATGACGGCGAGCGGTCGATCTCGATCATCTCCTTCATCGGCTCGGTGTTCTCGCCCTGGTATCGCTGGTCGGGCCGGAAAAGCCCGGAAAACCACTGCTGCATCAATGTCGCGACCTACGGGCCGGGCGGGCGCTGGACGATGACCGATCGCGGCCGCGGCGCGCTGCGCCAGAGCCGGGACACGTTCGAGGTCGGGCCCTC is part of the Rhodovulum sp. MB263 genome and encodes:
- the bchC gene encoding chlorophyll synthesis pathway protein BchC → METTAVILRGPREIGLGKLGLSEPGPRDLVVEISHSGISTGTEKLFYTGEMPPFPGMGYPLVPGYESAGEVIEAGSETNFKVGEHIFVPGANCYEGARGLFGGSARRLVTDASRVTRIDPGLGPEGALLALAATARHALAGVDKKMPELIVGHGVLGRLLARLTIAAGAPAPTVWEINPDRQGGAMGYDVLHPDDDPCRDYRTIYDASGVGSLLDTLITRIAKGGEVVLAGFYTDPISFAFPAAFMKEARLRIAAEWEREDLIATRQLVESGALSLGGLITHSVPAEKAAEAYDTAFNDPACLKMILNWGAVHDA
- the crtD gene encoding 1-hydroxycarotenoid 3,4-desaturase CrtD: MAGSAGKVVVIGAGMGGLSAAIRLAHGGFEVEVVDRAPVPGGKMRTFASDAGPVDAGPTVMTLRPVFEELFDSVGARLSDYVTLHREEILARHWWPDGSTLDLFASREQSADAVGRFAGARAEKEFRAFCRRAERLYRAFDAPMMRAAEPSQGALTRHVMTHPWLALDMAPHRSLAKALGKDFSDRRLAQLFGRYATYVGGSPFRSPALLSLIWHAEEQGVWRVEGGMHRLARALEQLAHDKGVRFTFGSRATRIEIQRGATAAVHLDSGARLAADAVVFNGDPAALAAGLLGEGLRETVAPEAIRPRSLSAYVWSYAAVPHGPEMVHHNVFFCEDAHTEFDPIAAGQMPEDPTLYICAQDRGTGRSPEGLERFEIIMNGPPVDDGADPTDEEQETCRTRTFQTLARFGLTFDPRPGSQALTTPRQFAKLFPASDGSLYGRSPHGLTAALKRPTARTKVAGLYLAGGGTHPGAGIPMATLSGRHAAEAILTDRASLSMSPRTAMPGGISTA
- a CDS encoding methyltransferase; the encoded protein is MTEILSGPGPEPRRGSGWRRWRNRKIASPGFQSWASRFFLTRGHVRREGERMFDLVSGFVYSQVLRAVVELDLLEATCDAPQSLAALAHRASLPVDRMEVLMQAGTALGLFERVGGGYQLSALGAALMGAPGVVGMIRHHDVFYRDLEDPVALLRGETDTELARFWPYVFGAGAAEDPETARRYSALMADSQALVAEETLRSGALDGIARLMDVGGGTGAFLAAAGAACPGLKMMLFDLPAVVPAAEDRFRALGLSERVTVTGGSFRDDPLPEGADAVSLVRVCYDHSDETVRALMGKIFGTLPPGGRLIVSEPMAGGARPNRAGDAYFAFYCMAMQTGRARSPERLAEMMKEAGFQGVEMPPTRRPFIASVVVGHKPGAT
- a CDS encoding polyprenyl synthetase family protein — encoded protein: MDISARIEAAMRQAIAEGQAGAAPGKLASAFEYALTPGGARIRPTICLNVARACGDDRPALADAAAISIELIHCASLVHDDMPCFDDADIRRGKPALHKAYGQPLALLTGDSLIVAGFEVIARAAHHDCARAVELIRILGQRTGMPYGICAGQGWESEEKIDLSAYHRAKTGALFIAATSMGAVAAGQPAEPWEELGDRIGEAFQVADDLKDALLDAEAMGKPAGQDAAHGRPSAVTALGVEGAVQRFRDILSGAIASIPSCPGEADLARMVRHMAERLIPEPARQPAE